Proteins from a genomic interval of Apteryx mantelli isolate bAptMan1 chromosome 5, bAptMan1.hap1, whole genome shotgun sequence:
- the LGI2 gene encoding leucine-rich repeat LGI family member 2, which produces PLRLLALAAAAALLPPAAARRPPPRCAAPCSCWRESALCVGAAGPPRSLPADLGSLSLVNGTFSEVKDRMFSHLPSLQLLLLNSNSFTVIRDDAFAGLFHLEYLFIEGNKIQTISRNAFRGLRDLTHLSLANNHLKALPRDVFSDLDSLIELDLRGNKFECDCKAKWLFLWLKMTNSTVSDVLCIGPAEYQDKKLNDVTSFDYECTTTDFVVHQILPYQSVSVDTFNSKNDVFVAIAQPSMENCMVLEWDHIEMNFRSYDNITGQSIVGCKAILVGDQVFVVVAQLFGGSHIYKYDESWTKFVKFQDIEVSRISKPNDIELFEIDSEMFFVIADSSKAGLSTVYKWNNKGFYSYQSLHEWFRDTDAEFLDIDGKSHLILSSRSQVPIILQWNKVSKKFVPHSEIPNMEDVLAVKSFRMENSLFITLTRFIGDSRVMKWNSKQFVEIQALPSRGAMTLQPFSFKNNYYLALGSDYTFSKIYQWDGEKKLFRLFKEIYVQAPRSFTAVSTDRRDFFFASSFKGSTQIFEHIIIDLSL; this is translated from the exons ccgctgcggctgctggcgctggcggcggccgccgcgctgctgccgcccgccgcggcgcggaggccgccgccgcgctgcgcggcgccctgcagctgctggcgggaGTCGGCGCTGTgcgtgggggcggcggggccgccgcgcagccTGCCCGCCGACCTCGGCTCCCT gagcctggTGAACGGGACCTTCTCCGAAGTCAAGGACAGGATGTTTTCCCActtgccctccctgcagctgct CTTGCTGAACTCTAACTCCTTCACTGTTATCCGAGATGATGCCTTTGCTGGTCTCTTCCATCTAGAATACCT ATTCAttgaaggaaacaaaattcaAACCATTTCAAGAAATGCATTTCGTGGCCTTCGAGACTTGACTCACCT TTCTTTGGCCAATAACCATCTTAAAGCTCTGCCAAGGGATGTCTTCAGTGATTTAGACTCTTTAATTGAACT aGATTTAAGGGGAAATAAATTTGAGTGTGACTGCAAAGCCAAGTGGCTGTTTTTGTGGTTAAAGATGACAAATTCCACTGTTTCTGATGTCCTGTGTATTGGTCCAGCAGAATATCAGGATAAGAAGTTAAATGATGTGACAAGTTTTGATTATGAATGCACCACTACAG ATTTTGTTGTTCACCAGATTTTGCCCTACCAGTCAGTTTCAGTGGATACATTCAACTCTAAGAACGATGTGTTCGTAGCCATTGCACAGCCTAGCATGGAGAACTGCATGGTCCTGGAGTGGGATCACATTGAAATGAATTTCAGGAGTTATGACAATATCACAG GTCAGTCCATAGTGGGATGTAAAGCCATTCTTGTTGGTGACCAAGTCTTTGTGGTGGTGGCACAGCTCTTTGGTGGTTCACACATTTACAAGTATGACGAAAGCTGGACAAAGTTTGTTAAATTCCAGGATATCGAAGTATCTCGCATTTCCAAGCCAAATGATATAGAGCTTTTTGAGATAGACAGTGAGATGTTTTTTGTTATAGCAGATAGCTCTAAAGCAGGTTTGTCAACAGTGTACAAGTGGAATAACAAAGGTTTCTACTCCTACCAGTCACTTCACGAGTGGTTCAGGGACACCGATGCTGAGTTTCTGGATATAGATGGGAAATCGCATTTAATCCTCTCTAGCCGCTCACAGGTTCCCATTATACTCCAGTGGAACAAAGTTTCAAAAAAGTTTGTCCCACACAGTGAAATTCCCAACATGGAGGATGTCTTGGCTGTGAAGAGTTTTAGGATGGAAAATAGCCTGTTCATCACACTCACGAGATTCATTGGTGACTCCAGAGTCATGAAATGGAATAGCAAACAGTTTGTGGAGATACAGGCTCTTCCATCCCGAGGAGCCATGACACTGCAGCCTTTCTCCTTTAAGAATAATTACTACCTAGCCTTGGGAAGTGACTATACCTTCTCCAAGATATACCAGTGGGATGGTGAGAAGAAGCTCTTTAGGTTGTTTAAAGAAATCTATGTGCAAGCACCGCGTTCTTTCACAGCTGTGTCAACGGATCGAAGagattttttctttgcttctagtTTTAAAGGCAGCACACAAATATTTGAACATATCATCATTGACCTGAGTTTATGA